In Aquimarina sp. TRL1, a single window of DNA contains:
- a CDS encoding RNA polymerase sigma factor — protein MRKSKNKSFENIYQQHHPMVLQMCLGFAKGDRDTANDLSQEVFIRVWNNLTSFRGASSYKTWIYRITVNTCLQYVEKEKKAQTLPIPEIADRTSGMEAVTNPKISMLYNAIGQLKKVDRLIIMMVLENQDYASISEVIGISPANVRVKIHRIKKRLETTLKKQVT, from the coding sequence ATGAGAAAAAGTAAAAACAAGTCTTTTGAGAACATATACCAGCAACACCACCCAATGGTGTTGCAAATGTGTTTAGGGTTTGCAAAAGGTGATAGAGATACTGCTAACGATTTATCGCAAGAGGTATTTATCCGCGTATGGAACAACCTGACAAGCTTTAGAGGAGCCTCTTCATATAAAACATGGATATACAGAATCACTGTAAATACCTGTCTGCAATATGTAGAAAAGGAGAAAAAAGCACAAACACTTCCCATACCGGAAATAGCAGATCGCACTTCCGGAATGGAAGCTGTAACAAATCCTAAAATATCAATGCTTTATAATGCTATTGGACAATTAAAAAAAGTAGATCGGTTAATTATTATGATGGTTCTGGAAAATCAGGATTATGCAAGTATATCTGAAGTAATCGGAATTAGCCCTGCTAATGTGAGAGTAAAAATTCATCGGATAAAAAAACGATTGGAAACCACCTTAAAAAAACAAGTAACATGA
- a CDS encoding alpha/beta fold hydrolase produces the protein MTKSINNFFVFILILLGAQSHALEKTVRYNISEQPNAIQIETIGEGKPMVFLPGFTTPGSIWKETITHVALNRKSYLVSYAGFNGIPSIEMPWYTSIKNSIITYIQEQQLNDIIIMGHSMGGNLAVDIAATLPNKVSKIIIVDALPCMREVMMPNVPVENLVYDNPYNKQMLHMDDQQFKNMATMMASNMTNTAHKKETIANWILEADRKTWVYGYTDLLKLDLRDTLKKISCETLIIGASFPNLKIAKENFEKQYTNLSNKTLKMAPKSKHFVMFDQPQWFYEVTKAFLANEKK, from the coding sequence ATGACAAAATCAATAAACAATTTCTTCGTATTCATTCTTATTCTATTAGGAGCGCAAAGCCATGCTTTAGAAAAAACAGTACGCTACAATATCTCTGAACAACCTAATGCTATACAGATAGAAACCATAGGAGAAGGAAAACCAATGGTATTTTTACCCGGATTTACTACACCTGGAAGTATTTGGAAAGAAACAATTACCCATGTGGCATTAAATAGAAAATCGTACCTTGTTTCGTATGCTGGTTTTAATGGAATTCCATCAATCGAAATGCCGTGGTATACCAGTATCAAGAATTCAATCATTACGTATATACAAGAACAACAACTCAATGATATCATTATTATGGGACATAGTATGGGAGGAAATCTAGCGGTAGATATTGCTGCTACGTTACCAAATAAGGTATCAAAAATTATCATTGTAGATGCATTACCATGTATGCGCGAAGTAATGATGCCAAATGTTCCTGTAGAAAATTTAGTGTATGATAATCCTTATAATAAGCAAATGTTACATATGGATGATCAGCAATTTAAGAATATGGCAACCATGATGGCCTCTAATATGACAAATACAGCTCATAAAAAAGAAACGATCGCCAACTGGATCCTGGAAGCTGATCGTAAAACCTGGGTATACGGGTATACTGATTTACTAAAACTTGATTTAAGAGACACCTTAAAAAAGATAAGCTGTGAAACATTGATAATAGGTGCCTCTTTTCCTAATCTAAAAATAGCAAAGGAAAATTTTGAAAAACAATACACAAACCTATCAAACAAAACGCTCAAAATGGCCCCTAAAAGTAAACATTTTGTCATGTTTGATCAACCACAATGGTTTTATGAAGTTACAAAAGCCTTTTTAGCTAATGAGAAAAAGTAA